In Bacillus sp. Marseille-Q1617, a genomic segment contains:
- a CDS encoding VanZ family protein, translated as MPLFCLVKNNHKEVIILLRIGAACYFILIFIFTCTESLNRLYRERIPHFKWNSNPDYSAFFDFTSYSFTSYAYIFQKTGHALAFFLLALIVFVVVNRIGVTLLISFSYALFTETAQLFFHRTGCLVDVGYDMAGAFVFMVVLFLMNAIGEFIHSEQFDVR; from the coding sequence ATGCCGCTGTTTTGTCTTGTCAAAAATAATCACAAGGAAGTGATTATTTTGCTCAGGATAGGAGCCGCATGCTATTTTATTCTAATATTTATCTTTACTTGTACAGAAAGCTTGAACAGATTGTATAGAGAAAGAATTCCTCATTTTAAATGGAATTCCAATCCGGATTATTCAGCGTTTTTCGATTTCACCTCTTATTCTTTTACCAGTTATGCTTACATTTTTCAAAAAACTGGGCATGCACTCGCATTCTTTTTATTGGCTCTGATAGTTTTTGTAGTGGTCAATCGGATTGGAGTGACCTTGCTCATATCATTTTCATACGCACTCTTTACCGAGACTGCTCAGTTGTTTTTTCATCGAACCGGCTGCCTGGTGGATGTGGGGTATGATATGGCGGGGGCTTTTGTTTTTATGGTGGTGTTGTTCCTTATGAATGCTATTGGTGAGTTTATTCATTCTGAGCAATTTGATGTACGTTGA
- a CDS encoding immune inhibitor A domain-containing protein: MSTAQTVDVKSVLNEVTSKGHAGHSHHGSPFDLGIANDERLIEMLKKEGKIAKNATPAEAEKALAKFLNKKAESAEKEAGELEDEAAASKAKLQKEMKESGLRSGKGNKLGQAKKNSPESVVKEEYGGEMRTDKVLVLLIDYPDKPHNSMTADETDMYYEGEDSYSREHYQDMLFGTGGWTGPDGKNYVSMKQYYEQQSGGSYSVEGEVAGWYTASQPATAYGGNYPTEDDSDVNARGLVKEALALAAADPEVNIADYDKWDRYDLDGDGDYLEADGLVDHLMIIHSGVGEEAGGGSLGSDAIWSHRWNLGGVHALEGTEATVGYWGGAMAAYDYTIEPEDGAVGVMAHEFGHDLGLPDEYDTQYSGAGEAVSYWSIMSSGSWAGSIPGTQPTGFSPYAKEMLQTTAVVNSKGEKGNWLTGKEVELEDINKQGKEYLLDEATTKGTNNDVVKVNLPQKETVINKPASGENQYFSGSADGLHTYLKTTVDLTNAESAQFNFKTWYDIETDWDYAYVTVNGEPVASDITTTTNPYDANLGNGITGSSDGWLDASFDLSAYTGQVVEVAIEYVTDAAVSNPGLFADDLAIFVDGKEVLFDDAEGEPKFDLDGFTDSDGIKRSEHYYLLEWRSHNGVDEGLANIRRGASLMEFDEGLVVWYVDNKYSENWTGIHPGDGFLGVVDADQHVLSWSDGTVGSTRYQIHDAAFSLNKSEKMFLDYPGQFTMKDNFTKRNPLFDDSADYSNPGLVDAGRNVPNYGLKFRVTGESADGTVGKVLIYK, from the coding sequence ATGTCAACTGCTCAGACGGTTGATGTGAAAAGCGTCCTTAATGAGGTGACAAGTAAAGGTCATGCCGGTCATAGTCACCATGGGTCTCCGTTTGACTTGGGGATTGCCAACGATGAGCGTCTGATTGAGATGCTGAAGAAAGAAGGAAAGATTGCAAAGAATGCAACTCCTGCTGAAGCGGAGAAGGCACTGGCTAAGTTTTTGAATAAGAAGGCTGAAAGTGCAGAAAAAGAAGCGGGGGAGCTTGAAGATGAAGCAGCTGCTAGCAAAGCCAAGCTTCAGAAGGAAATGAAAGAGAGTGGCCTAAGATCCGGAAAGGGAAATAAGCTTGGCCAGGCGAAGAAGAATTCACCTGAGTCTGTAGTGAAGGAAGAATACGGTGGGGAAATGCGCACGGATAAAGTGCTTGTTCTCCTAATTGATTACCCGGATAAGCCTCATAATTCCATGACGGCCGATGAAACGGATATGTATTATGAAGGGGAAGATTCATACTCGCGTGAGCATTATCAGGACATGTTGTTTGGTACTGGCGGCTGGACCGGTCCGGATGGAAAAAACTATGTATCCATGAAGCAATATTATGAGCAGCAGTCAGGTGGAAGTTATTCTGTAGAAGGAGAAGTTGCTGGATGGTACACAGCTAGTCAACCTGCAACTGCTTATGGTGGGAACTATCCTACGGAAGATGATAGTGATGTTAATGCACGTGGTCTTGTAAAGGAAGCGTTAGCTCTAGCAGCCGCTGATCCAGAAGTAAATATCGCGGATTACGACAAGTGGGATCGTTACGACCTTGATGGTGATGGTGATTATTTGGAAGCAGACGGTCTCGTTGACCACTTAATGATTATTCACTCTGGTGTTGGTGAAGAAGCTGGCGGTGGATCCTTAGGTTCCGATGCAATTTGGTCTCACCGTTGGAACTTGGGAGGAGTCCATGCTCTTGAAGGGACAGAAGCAACCGTTGGTTATTGGGGAGGAGCAATGGCAGCTTATGATTACACAATCGAACCTGAAGATGGGGCTGTCGGTGTTATGGCGCATGAATTTGGACATGACTTAGGTCTGCCGGATGAATATGATACTCAATACTCAGGTGCGGGGGAAGCGGTAAGCTACTGGTCCATCATGTCAAGCGGAAGTTGGGCAGGAAGTATCCCTGGTACACAGCCTACAGGTTTCAGCCCTTATGCCAAGGAAATGCTCCAGACCACTGCTGTAGTTAATAGCAAGGGAGAAAAAGGGAATTGGTTGACAGGTAAAGAAGTGGAACTAGAAGATATAAATAAACAAGGTAAGGAATATCTTCTTGATGAAGCTACAACAAAAGGTACTAATAATGATGTGGTAAAAGTAAATCTTCCGCAAAAAGAAACAGTAATCAATAAGCCCGCAAGCGGTGAGAATCAATACTTCTCAGGAAGTGCTGATGGTTTACACACTTATTTGAAGACAACCGTTGATTTAACTAATGCTGAGTCTGCTCAATTCAATTTTAAAACATGGTACGACATTGAAACGGATTGGGATTATGCATATGTAACCGTTAATGGGGAACCGGTAGCGAGTGATATTACAACAACTACTAATCCGTATGATGCCAACCTAGGAAATGGTATCACAGGCTCATCCGATGGATGGCTTGATGCTTCCTTTGATTTGTCAGCATACACTGGGCAAGTAGTAGAGGTTGCGATTGAATATGTAACTGATGCTGCAGTATCAAACCCAGGTTTATTTGCAGATGATCTTGCAATTTTTGTAGACGGGAAAGAAGTTCTGTTTGATGATGCAGAGGGGGAACCGAAGTTTGATTTAGATGGTTTTACTGATAGTGATGGAATCAAACGCTCTGAACACTACTACCTATTGGAATGGCGTAGCCACAACGGTGTAGATGAAGGTTTGGCTAACATTCGCCGAGGAGCAAGCTTGATGGAATTCGATGAAGGTCTGGTTGTATGGTATGTAGATAACAAATACAGCGAAAACTGGACGGGGATCCACCCTGGAGACGGCTTCCTGGGTGTCGTAGATGCCGATCAACATGTTCTGAGTTGGAGTGACGGCACTGTAGGATCTACTCGCTATCAAATCCATGATGCGGCGTTTAGCTTAAACAAATCAGAAAAAATGTTCCTGGATTATCCTGGACAATTCACAATGAAAGACAATTTCACAAAACGCAACCCATTATTCGACGACAGCGCCGACTACAGTAACCCAGGCCTGGTCGACGCAGGACGTAACGTTCCTAACTACGGTCTGAAGTTCCGTGTAACTGGTGAAAGTGCTGATGGCACTGTTGGCAAAGTATTAATCTATAAATAA
- a CDS encoding EAL domain-containing protein, with product MFFLFLLLVALIPLVIGISIVKMFKGNKLSKVLFLFLLLASLWQVDVSVLFAHHILSREAIDFLFRLFRIGSIMVSPTLFFVAFIIYQEELANFQNSKWNYLMNKKVVIFYYICSFAVYLIGWSHKGIHSYRLIEPVNAPAFHFPVYGSLSWVFQANVLLFIISIVVCIRICTRISHSALRSFLFYFIISTAVGYAIGILNMLPDAMLLPSAVSVLLFAISILILSNKMHLQRVNDVNNQLDQNRDFLSKVIDLNPNYIYAKDQHGRYSLVNESFAALYGMDKIEIIGKTDFDVQVNKERAFEIYQVDQSVLAEQKEITVAEEIFINRFGKEKWLQSTKIPIKTKDSTILLGVSTDITEHKQHEKELNHQANHDVLTGLPNRRLLNENLTNILKPAGTKAALMLIDLDRFKYINDTLGHDVGDLLLIEVSKRLKQFIGKLGLANANVYRLGGDEFTLLFPYRHTKEVTDIANSLLEQFNREFILGEQEFFISPSIGISTYPEDGCDAKTLMKNADTAMYYVKEREKNGFQLFTKEMNCDFYRKMMIEKELRTALELGEFDLHYQPLMDIHTKKICGMEALIRWNNKNLGPVSPAEFIPIAEETGMIIRIGEWVLRTACEQNIRWQKAEYPPLKVGINISIRQLLDKKFVHKAAAIIKDSGLSPAYIDLEITESIAMYDPAMMINKLEELKAIGVSVSMDDFGTGYSSLSYLKKYPLDTLKIDRSFVSGITFHEDNKAIVNSIISMAKHLGLHVTAEGVEDEEEIRFLEQSQCDTIQGYAISRPLCGKEFEQKFLLKTAE from the coding sequence ATGTTTTTTCTGTTTTTACTATTAGTTGCTCTTATCCCTCTGGTTATCGGCATTTCAATTGTTAAAATGTTCAAGGGAAATAAGTTATCAAAAGTATTATTTTTATTTTTATTATTGGCCTCGTTATGGCAAGTGGATGTATCAGTGTTGTTTGCTCATCATATTTTATCCCGGGAAGCCATCGATTTTCTGTTTAGGTTATTCAGGATAGGTTCTATCATGGTATCTCCTACTCTATTCTTTGTGGCTTTTATCATTTACCAGGAAGAGCTTGCGAACTTCCAAAACAGTAAATGGAATTACCTGATGAATAAAAAGGTGGTCATATTCTATTACATCTGTAGTTTTGCTGTGTATTTAATAGGCTGGAGCCATAAAGGGATTCATTCTTATAGATTGATAGAACCGGTCAATGCCCCTGCTTTTCATTTTCCTGTATACGGGAGTCTTTCATGGGTGTTTCAAGCGAATGTGCTTTTATTTATCATCAGTATTGTCGTATGTATAAGGATCTGTACCCGAATCAGTCATTCCGCTTTGCGATCATTTTTATTCTATTTTATCATCTCGACCGCCGTAGGGTATGCCATCGGGATACTAAACATGCTTCCTGATGCCATGCTGCTTCCCAGTGCTGTGTCAGTTCTGTTATTCGCTATTTCCATTCTGATTCTATCAAATAAGATGCATCTTCAGAGGGTCAATGATGTCAATAATCAACTTGACCAGAACAGGGATTTTTTAAGTAAGGTGATCGACCTTAACCCCAATTATATTTACGCTAAAGATCAACATGGCCGTTACTCTCTGGTGAACGAATCCTTCGCCGCCCTATATGGAATGGACAAGATAGAAATAATAGGGAAAACTGATTTCGATGTTCAGGTAAATAAGGAAAGAGCCTTTGAGATTTATCAGGTTGATCAATCGGTACTTGCTGAACAGAAAGAGATCACTGTAGCTGAAGAAATCTTTATTAATCGTTTTGGAAAAGAGAAATGGCTGCAAAGTACAAAGATTCCCATTAAAACGAAAGATTCCACTATTCTCCTTGGTGTCTCAACCGATATCACTGAGCATAAACAGCATGAAAAAGAACTTAACCATCAAGCGAATCACGACGTCCTGACCGGGCTTCCCAACAGGAGGTTGTTAAACGAAAATTTAACGAACATCTTAAAGCCGGCCGGCACGAAAGCCGCTTTGATGCTTATTGATTTAGACCGTTTCAAATATATCAATGACACCCTCGGGCATGATGTCGGAGATTTATTATTGATTGAAGTCTCTAAACGTCTTAAACAGTTTATTGGTAAATTAGGACTTGCAAACGCGAATGTCTACAGGCTTGGAGGGGATGAGTTCACCTTACTGTTTCCTTATCGTCATACTAAAGAAGTAACTGATATTGCGAATAGTCTACTTGAACAATTTAATAGAGAATTCATTCTCGGAGAGCAGGAATTCTTCATTTCGCCAAGCATTGGCATCAGTACTTATCCTGAAGATGGATGTGACGCAAAGACATTAATGAAAAACGCTGACACAGCCATGTACTATGTGAAGGAAAGAGAAAAAAATGGGTTTCAACTATTCACGAAAGAAATGAACTGTGATTTCTATCGGAAAATGATGATTGAAAAAGAACTGCGTACTGCTTTAGAACTGGGTGAATTTGACCTTCATTACCAGCCATTAATGGACATACATACAAAGAAGATCTGCGGAATGGAAGCGCTTATCCGCTGGAACAATAAGAACCTTGGTCCTGTTTCACCTGCTGAATTCATTCCGATTGCAGAAGAAACAGGTATGATTATCAGGATAGGGGAATGGGTCCTCAGGACAGCCTGCGAGCAGAATATACGCTGGCAGAAAGCGGAGTATCCTCCTCTGAAAGTCGGGATCAATATTTCAATCAGACAGCTCCTGGATAAAAAGTTCGTCCATAAAGCAGCTGCCATCATTAAAGATTCTGGACTTTCCCCAGCTTATATTGATCTAGAAATAACAGAAAGTATTGCCATGTATGATCCGGCTATGATGATCAATAAATTGGAAGAATTAAAGGCAATCGGAGTCAGCGTTTCAATGGATGACTTCGGGACTGGTTACTCCTCTTTAAGTTATCTCAAGAAATACCCGCTCGATACGTTGAAAATTGATCGAAGTTTTGTCAGCGGCATTACTTTTCATGAAGATAATAAAGCTATTGTGAACAGTATCATTTCTATGGCAAAGCACCTTGGCTTACATGTGACAGCAGAGGGTGTGGAGGACGAAGAGGAAATACGCTTTCTGGAACAAAGCCAATGTGACACCATACAAGGGTATGCAATTAGCAGACCGTTATGCGGTAAGGAATTTGAGCAGAAGTTCCTTTTAAAAACAGCTGAATAG
- a CDS encoding beta-ketoacyl synthase N-terminal-like domain-containing protein, translated as MDRIVITGYGIKAPGALTKHDFHSVLENGICTQSVLKSNNDTHSSVIAGIIEDEFTTINEKNYKRYPRSIRLALAAADDAVSMAQLSCDPYKVAVIMGTSAGAILEIEQYASVALDLKKYPIHGVSIVDTHTLSSAVAAHVGLRGPAFTLTTGCTASLDAIVLAKLLLESGQVNACIIGGTDAPLGQWSINGFIKTRAIKSNVSIEQTGVPFSTDHQGFVLSEGAGVLVLEREEDALKQGKKIYGSVENVLSRNEGTPILKTDESGQEMLSLYKEVIRDKVPSYVNSQSLGLQTNDRIERYIHRELFRNRVPITSMKGMTGHSFAAMGAMQIISALISIEYGFIPPTIKTSGKGYEDLPIVYKTRYQPIESVSITTHGNSGNNACIVIGKP; from the coding sequence TTGGACAGAATTGTCATTACCGGCTATGGGATAAAAGCTCCAGGCGCATTAACTAAACATGATTTTCACAGTGTACTGGAGAATGGGATCTGTACCCAGTCTGTACTTAAAAGTAACAATGATACGCATTCGAGTGTGATTGCGGGAATTATAGAAGACGAGTTTACAACTATTAATGAAAAAAATTATAAGCGTTATCCCCGTTCGATCAGGCTGGCCCTGGCAGCTGCCGATGATGCAGTATCCATGGCTCAATTATCATGTGACCCATATAAGGTGGCAGTGATTATGGGGACTTCTGCTGGAGCGATACTAGAAATTGAGCAGTATGCTTCTGTGGCCCTTGATTTAAAAAAGTATCCAATTCACGGTGTATCGATTGTTGATACCCATACCCTTTCTTCGGCAGTGGCCGCACATGTAGGACTTAGAGGACCTGCTTTCACTCTAACTACCGGGTGTACAGCCAGTCTGGATGCAATTGTTTTGGCAAAATTATTATTGGAGTCCGGCCAAGTGAATGCCTGTATCATAGGCGGGACAGACGCACCCCTTGGACAGTGGAGTATTAACGGATTCATCAAAACAAGAGCCATAAAGTCAAATGTCTCAATCGAACAGACTGGTGTCCCATTTTCGACTGATCACCAAGGGTTCGTACTGTCTGAAGGGGCAGGGGTTCTGGTTCTGGAACGAGAAGAGGATGCTTTGAAGCAGGGGAAGAAAATCTATGGAAGCGTAGAAAACGTGTTATCAAGAAATGAAGGAACCCCGATCTTGAAAACGGACGAATCAGGACAGGAGATGCTTTCTTTATACAAGGAAGTCATTAGGGACAAAGTCCCTTCATATGTGAACAGTCAGTCTTTAGGCCTGCAGACAAATGACCGGATTGAAAGGTATATTCATAGAGAGCTGTTCAGGAATAGGGTGCCTATTACATCAATGAAAGGAATGACCGGTCACTCGTTTGCAGCCATGGGGGCGATGCAAATTATTTCAGCTCTGATTTCGATTGAGTATGGATTCATACCTCCGACCATCAAAACCTCAGGGAAGGGGTACGAGGATTTACCCATTGTTTATAAAACACGGTATCAGCCAATTGAATCCGTGAGTATAACCACTCATGGTAATAGCGGGAATAATGCTTGTATTGTTATTGGGAAACCCTGA